From Paenibacillus sp. V4I7, one genomic window encodes:
- a CDS encoding Ku protein encodes MHTVWKGAISFGLVHVPVKMFSATEDKDISMRYIHKTCITPLSYVRKCQTCEKEVEWEEISKGYEYEPGRFVIFEKDELETISGEANKEIKILDFVNLTDIDPVYFQKTYYLGPGDTGAGAYHLLLDSMRQTGKIGIAKISIRSKSSLAAIRVIENCLAMETIFYPDEIRPISQVPNLPEKVTVNEREMEMAKMLISQLSTPFEPEKYKDEYRGRLLEAIEHKVAGEEVQAAPTLQKTSVIDLMAALQASLDATKPTDGKVALGEDASVTEVKKPKAKPRAKKVKEPIT; translated from the coding sequence ATGCATACGGTTTGGAAAGGTGCTATTAGCTTCGGACTTGTTCATGTGCCTGTGAAAATGTTTTCAGCTACGGAAGATAAGGATATCTCCATGCGTTACATACATAAAACTTGTATTACACCACTCTCCTATGTACGTAAATGCCAGACTTGTGAGAAGGAAGTAGAGTGGGAGGAAATTTCCAAAGGATACGAGTATGAACCAGGACGTTTCGTTATTTTTGAGAAGGATGAATTGGAAACGATCTCGGGTGAAGCGAATAAGGAGATCAAGATTCTGGATTTCGTCAACTTGACAGATATTGATCCGGTTTATTTTCAAAAGACTTACTATCTAGGGCCTGGAGATACAGGGGCTGGCGCCTATCATTTGCTGCTGGATTCCATGCGTCAAACCGGCAAAATCGGCATCGCCAAAATCTCGATCCGTTCCAAAAGCTCACTGGCCGCCATTCGAGTTATTGAGAATTGCCTCGCTATGGAAACTATTTTTTACCCGGATGAGATTCGTCCGATTTCTCAAGTTCCCAACCTTCCTGAGAAAGTCACCGTGAACGAGCGTGAAATGGAAATGGCAAAGATGCTCATCAGCCAGCTATCGACACCTTTTGAACCCGAAAAGTATAAAGATGAGTACCGCGGCCGTTTGTTGGAAGCAATCGAGCATAAAGTGGCTGGAGAAGAAGTACAAGCTGCCCCTACGCTGCAGAAAACGAGCGTTATTGATCTCATGGCCGCGCTGCAGGCGAGTCTCGACGCCACGAAACCTACGGATGGAAAAGTAGCATTAGGTGAGGACGCCAGTGTCACTGAGGTCAAGAAGCCGAAAGCGAAACCGAGAGCCAAAAAAGTCAAAGAACCGATAACGTGA
- a CDS encoding H-type small acid-soluble spore protein encodes MNIHRAQEILAADEKIHVELNGLPVWIDSVDSGKAVAKVHAEENPADSRVVAVQELEEVL; translated from the coding sequence ATGAACATTCATCGCGCTCAAGAAATTTTAGCCGCTGATGAGAAGATTCACGTCGAGTTAAATGGCCTCCCTGTCTGGATCGACAGTGTGGATTCCGGCAAAGCAGTTGCCAAAGTTCATGCAGAAGAAAACCCGGCAGATTCTCGGGTCGTGGCGGTTCAAGAGTTAGAAGAGGTCCTTTAG
- the tsaE gene encoding tRNA (adenosine(37)-N6)-threonylcarbamoyltransferase complex ATPase subunit type 1 TsaE: MRSLTQSTFTYNSQHEEDTDKLGRLLAAYLQPGTVFTLDGDLGAGKTRFSQGFARAMGITETVNSPTFTIIKEYEGAELPFYHMDMYRISQEEADELGLGDYFYGAGVTLIEWSSLIEDLLPLERLAITIAQKDDQTRVFHLTPHGAPYQSWCVQMKENGHLQ; encoded by the coding sequence ATGAGATCACTGACTCAATCCACATTTACGTATAACTCCCAGCATGAGGAAGATACAGATAAATTAGGGAGATTGCTGGCCGCCTATTTGCAGCCTGGCACCGTCTTTACACTAGATGGCGATCTGGGTGCGGGAAAAACGAGGTTTTCGCAAGGCTTTGCCAGAGCGATGGGAATTACCGAAACCGTCAACTCGCCTACATTTACCATTATCAAAGAATACGAGGGAGCCGAGCTTCCTTTCTACCATATGGATATGTACCGCATTTCCCAAGAGGAAGCGGATGAACTAGGACTAGGCGATTATTTTTATGGAGCGGGCGTTACGCTGATCGAATGGTCAAGCTTAATTGAAGATCTTTTGCCGCTAGAGAGATTAGCCATCACGATTGCCCAGAAGGATGATCAAACCAGAGTATTTCACCTGACTCCGCACGGAGCCCCGTATCAGAGCTGGTGTGTACAAATGAAGGAGAACGGACATTTACAATGA